In Phreatobacter oligotrophus, one DNA window encodes the following:
- a CDS encoding ABC transporter ATP-binding protein/permease gives MARGLADVWRLARLCALRPGGRLGIALFAAIFALGLAGIQVTIRLIGWTNDFYSALQRLDVPAATHQIGVFFLLVAISASLHLAAAWLRKLLQLRWRRTLTEASLDAWLAGRAYWHLRERSGEGLDNPDQRIAEDCQVFVHRLTTEALELMTNLVALWSYVAILWSLSTFPLSLAVIGLDLSVPRYMVWAAPVYVALATGMTHWLGRPLIGLNAGQQKAEADFRFALARLRENGEQVAFARGEAAERRLFDARFAAIAANWRQLMNRDLVLGLFTRPYMQTVLRIPMFLALPAFLAGRLTFGGLMQIASAFQNVVTTLSWFIFSYRDLAELFASARRLCGFLDACAEASGPGDPAAAGDGPLDLENLRVATPDGRTLFVLPRLTVAAGETVWLRAPSGHGKSTLSRVLAGLRSAEGRVVVPPGRFVFLPQQAYGPIGTIADAVAYPAPRSGVGDRVIAAALACFGLSRLSTPEGLDRDIHKAGLSGGEMQRLALARLVVQRPDWAVLDEATSALDAEAEAEVLATLRRMLPDAGLVLIAHRAPSAIGPLRRIDLPASCPDDAVAAARQAFAGDGVKARLTRALSVAPGARRRIDGLS, from the coding sequence GTGGCGCGCGGCCTCGCCGATGTCTGGCGGCTCGCCCGGCTCTGCGCCCTGCGGCCGGGCGGGCGGCTGGGCATCGCCCTCTTCGCGGCGATCTTCGCCCTCGGCCTTGCGGGCATCCAGGTCACCATCCGCCTCATCGGCTGGACCAACGACTTCTATTCCGCCCTGCAGCGGCTGGACGTGCCCGCAGCCACGCACCAGATCGGCGTCTTCTTCCTGCTGGTCGCGATCAGCGCCTCGCTGCATCTCGCCGCGGCCTGGCTGCGCAAGCTCCTGCAACTGCGCTGGCGGCGGACCCTGACCGAGGCGAGCCTCGACGCCTGGCTCGCCGGCCGCGCCTATTGGCACCTGCGCGAACGCTCCGGCGAGGGGCTCGACAATCCCGACCAGCGCATCGCCGAGGATTGCCAGGTCTTCGTCCACCGCCTGACCACCGAGGCGCTGGAGCTGATGACCAATCTCGTGGCGCTCTGGTCCTACGTCGCCATCCTGTGGTCGCTCTCGACCTTTCCGCTCAGTCTCGCGGTGATCGGCCTCGACCTGTCGGTGCCGCGCTACATGGTCTGGGCGGCGCCGGTCTATGTCGCCTTGGCGACCGGCATGACCCATTGGCTCGGCCGCCCGCTCATCGGCCTCAATGCTGGCCAGCAGAAGGCGGAGGCGGATTTCCGCTTCGCGCTCGCGCGCCTGCGCGAGAACGGCGAGCAGGTCGCCTTCGCGCGCGGGGAGGCGGCCGAGCGCCGGCTCTTCGACGCCCGCTTTGCGGCGATCGCCGCCAACTGGCGTCAGCTGATGAACCGCGACCTCGTGCTCGGCCTGTTCACGCGGCCCTACATGCAGACGGTCCTGCGCATCCCGATGTTCCTCGCCCTGCCGGCGTTCCTCGCGGGACGGCTCACCTTCGGCGGGCTGATGCAGATCGCCTCCGCGTTCCAGAACGTGGTGACCACGCTGTCGTGGTTCATCTTCTCCTATCGCGATCTCGCCGAGCTCTTCGCCTCGGCGCGGCGTCTCTGCGGCTTCCTGGATGCCTGCGCCGAGGCGAGCGGTCCGGGTGATCCGGCCGCTGCGGGGGACGGGCCGCTCGACCTCGAAAACCTACGCGTCGCGACGCCGGATGGCCGCACCCTCTTCGTGCTGCCGCGCCTCACGGTGGCGGCGGGCGAGACGGTCTGGCTCAGGGCCCCGTCCGGCCACGGCAAGTCCACGCTGTCCCGGGTTCTGGCGGGCCTGCGCAGCGCTGAGGGGCGGGTCGTCGTGCCGCCGGGGCGTTTCGTGTTCCTGCCGCAGCAGGCCTATGGCCCGATCGGCACCATCGCCGATGCCGTGGCCTATCCCGCGCCGCGCAGCGGCGTCGGCGACCGCGTGATCGCTGCGGCCCTTGCCTGTTTCGGTCTGTCGCGCCTCTCCACGCCGGAGGGGCTCGATCGTGACATCCACAAGGCTGGCCTGTCGGGCGGGGAGATGCAGCGTCTCGCCCTCGCCCGGCTGGTGGTCCAGAGGCCGGACTGGGCTGTTCTCGATGAGGCCACAAGCGCGCTCGACGCCGAGGCCGAGGCCGAGGTTCTGGCGACGCTGCGGCGCATGTTGCCGGACGCGGGGCTGGTCCTCATCGCCCATCGCGCGCCATCCGCCATCGGCCCGCTGCGCCGCATCGACCTGCCGGCGTCATGCCCCGATGATGCGGTGGCGGCGGCGCGTCAGGCCTTTGCCGGGGACGGCGTGAAGGCGAGACTGACCCGCGCCCTGTCGGTTGCGCCGGGTGCGAGGCGCCGTATCGACGGCTTGTCCTGA
- a CDS encoding TonB-dependent hemoglobin/transferrin/lactoferrin family receptor: MFGRGAPRGASISLVAILALVSGAQAQQSSGDEITVTATREQRQRLDVPATIDVISRQQMEERQVRDIQDVVRYTPGVSVERVTSATDPWKNLGGFTIRGLTGNRVAITVDGARTIERITDGTRDLIDLPYMKAIEIMRGPASVLWGADALGGLVAFRTLDPQDLIRGNPRGWGARLSTSFDSFDRSIVKTGMAGFQITPVLQALVSLSHTTSLQPIFSTARADGGIWGCPATRSIPCNTTDPFRAHRWNGFGKLVWNPVDDHEFRLAYENYAKTTITSQMWDFGQTSSGWVNGNYPRQQQLERQRLTFSHAWTPGWGWIDAVRWNLTWSPQRRDLDSTRTQTGATGTANAGQTRTVRDILNYSETFYQADVQLTSRFDLGPTAHTLTYGFQGDIARTDYYRQSTTTNLTTGVSTTTIAGGFNFANATTLRADGYLQDEIKLLDGRWTITPGARLATYRITPRVGEGYVAAVGAEPREITSTRFIPQVGTIFKLTDVYSLYARYAEGFKMPTAQQLYMSLPGSSFNLVPNPNLKPESSRTWEAGLRGRYERGWFSLGVFHSTYKDFIVSLQNIAGTVDYTSLNLSSVVLWGLEGSAEYRLNEDLILNAGFAYQFGNQRATPTSAITAFDAASPFNGMVGLRWFKREWKLDGEVVARFSAPVERASATTIYKPGGWFTLDSFVNWKPQENVTLRAGVQNIFDARYFQNLMGSYAVTATTSVAQQNPLELQVAPGRTFKASVTVDF, from the coding sequence ATGTTCGGCAGGGGCGCGCCTCGCGGCGCATCGATCTCGCTCGTCGCCATTCTGGCGCTGGTGTCCGGCGCGCAGGCGCAACAATCGAGTGGCGACGAGATCACCGTCACCGCGACCCGCGAGCAGCGCCAGCGGCTGGATGTCCCGGCGACCATCGATGTGATCTCCCGCCAGCAGATGGAGGAGCGGCAGGTCCGCGACATCCAGGACGTCGTCCGCTACACGCCGGGCGTCTCGGTGGAGCGGGTCACGTCCGCGACCGATCCGTGGAAGAACCTTGGCGGCTTCACCATCCGCGGCCTCACCGGCAACCGCGTGGCCATCACCGTGGACGGTGCCCGCACCATCGAGCGCATCACCGACGGCACGCGCGACCTCATCGACCTGCCTTACATGAAGGCGATCGAGATCATGCGCGGCCCGGCCTCGGTGCTCTGGGGCGCCGACGCGCTGGGCGGCCTCGTCGCCTTCCGCACGCTCGATCCGCAGGATCTCATCCGCGGCAATCCGCGGGGATGGGGCGCCCGCCTGTCGACCAGCTTCGACAGTTTCGACCGGTCCATCGTCAAGACCGGCATGGCCGGCTTCCAGATCACGCCGGTGCTGCAGGCCCTCGTCTCGCTCAGCCACACGACGTCGCTGCAGCCGATCTTCTCCACCGCCCGCGCCGATGGCGGCATCTGGGGCTGCCCGGCGACCCGGTCCATTCCCTGCAACACCACCGATCCTTTCCGCGCCCATCGCTGGAACGGCTTCGGCAAGCTGGTCTGGAACCCGGTCGACGATCACGAATTCCGCCTCGCCTACGAGAACTACGCCAAGACGACGATCACCAGCCAGATGTGGGATTTCGGCCAGACCTCGTCCGGCTGGGTCAACGGCAACTATCCGCGCCAGCAGCAGCTCGAGCGCCAGCGGCTGACCTTCTCCCATGCCTGGACGCCGGGCTGGGGCTGGATCGACGCGGTGCGCTGGAACCTCACCTGGTCGCCGCAGCGCCGTGATCTCGACAGCACCCGCACGCAGACGGGCGCCACCGGCACCGCCAATGCCGGCCAGACCCGCACCGTGCGCGACATCCTGAACTATTCCGAGACCTTCTATCAGGCCGATGTGCAGCTGACCTCGCGCTTCGACCTCGGTCCGACCGCCCACACGCTGACCTACGGCTTCCAGGGCGACATCGCCCGCACCGACTACTATCGCCAGAGCACGACGACCAACCTGACCACGGGTGTGAGCACAACCACCATCGCCGGCGGCTTCAACTTCGCCAATGCAACGACCCTGCGCGCTGACGGCTACCTGCAGGACGAGATCAAGCTGCTCGATGGCCGCTGGACCATCACGCCCGGCGCCCGCCTCGCCACCTATCGCATCACGCCGCGGGTCGGCGAGGGCTACGTGGCCGCCGTCGGCGCCGAGCCGCGGGAGATCACCTCGACGCGGTTCATCCCGCAGGTCGGCACGATCTTCAAATTGACCGATGTCTATTCGCTCTATGCCCGCTACGCCGAGGGCTTCAAGATGCCAACGGCCCAGCAGCTCTACATGTCGCTGCCGGGCAGCTCGTTCAATCTCGTCCCCAATCCCAACCTGAAGCCCGAGAGTTCGCGCACCTGGGAGGCGGGCCTGCGCGGCCGCTACGAGCGCGGCTGGTTCTCCCTCGGCGTCTTCCACTCCACCTACAAGGACTTCATCGTCAGCCTGCAGAACATCGCCGGCACCGTCGACTACACCTCGCTGAACCTGTCGTCGGTGGTGCTCTGGGGCCTCGAAGGCTCGGCCGAATATCGCCTGAACGAGGACCTGATCCTCAATGCCGGCTTCGCCTACCAGTTCGGCAACCAGCGGGCGACGCCAACCTCCGCCATCACCGCCTTTGACGCTGCGAGCCCGTTCAACGGCATGGTCGGCCTGCGCTGGTTCAAGCGCGAGTGGAAGCTCGACGGCGAGGTCGTCGCGCGCTTCTCCGCCCCGGTCGAACGCGCCAGCGCCACCACGATCTACAAGCCGGGCGGCTGGTTCACCCTCGACAGCTTCGTAAACTGGAAGCCGCAGGAGAACGTGACGCTGCGGGCCGGCGTGCAGAACATCTTCGACGCCCGCTACTTCCAGAACCTGATGGGCAGCTACGCGGTCACCGCCACCACTTCGGTTGCCCAGCAGAACCCGCTGGAGCTGCAGGTCGCACCGGGCCGCACCTTCAAGGCCAGCGTCACCGTCGATTTCTGA
- a CDS encoding acyl-CoA dehydrogenase family protein — translation MTDSLITETADRLMADHVTPAAVRALAAGGSPAALWAGLAESGFLDALASEEAGGAGLTEMDMLPVLLAAGRHGLPLPFGATIAARAAIAAAGETAPEGIIALAASGRRDGGNLIAQVPAGEHAEGVLVPDGDGAILLSVASATVETAGDGTACRMAWNGANGPRIAGFDALATGARIEAAEMAGAMEAMQVTTLRYANDRSQFGRAIGKFQAVQQQLSVMTELVHGARAAVHVAAAAPGSLDATAAAKVTVGEAAAQVVAIAHAVHGAIGMTEELDLHLLSERIRRGRLRYGSERHWAERLGQAVLASQEATLLDFVRNRVFS, via the coding sequence ATGACCGACAGCCTCATCACCGAAACCGCCGACCGGCTCATGGCCGATCACGTGACGCCGGCCGCCGTGCGTGCGCTCGCCGCCGGCGGTTCGCCGGCCGCACTCTGGGCCGGCCTCGCCGAATCCGGCTTCCTCGACGCGCTCGCTTCCGAGGAGGCGGGCGGTGCGGGCTTGACCGAGATGGACATGCTGCCCGTGCTGCTGGCCGCCGGCCGCCATGGCCTGCCGCTGCCCTTCGGCGCAACGATCGCCGCGCGGGCCGCCATCGCCGCCGCCGGCGAGACGGCGCCTGAGGGCATCATCGCGCTGGCCGCCTCCGGCCGTCGCGACGGCGGAAACCTCATCGCCCAGGTGCCGGCCGGCGAGCATGCCGAGGGGGTGCTCGTGCCCGATGGGGACGGCGCCATCCTGCTCTCGGTCGCCAGCGCCACGGTGGAAACCGCGGGTGACGGCACGGCCTGCCGCATGGCCTGGAACGGTGCCAATGGGCCCCGGATCGCCGGCTTCGATGCGCTCGCCACCGGCGCGCGGATCGAGGCGGCGGAGATGGCCGGCGCCATGGAGGCGATGCAGGTCACGACCCTGCGCTACGCCAATGACCGCTCGCAGTTCGGCCGCGCCATCGGCAAGTTCCAGGCGGTGCAACAGCAGCTCTCGGTGATGACGGAACTGGTGCACGGCGCCCGCGCCGCGGTTCATGTCGCAGCCGCGGCGCCCGGCAGCCTCGATGCCACGGCCGCCGCCAAGGTCACGGTGGGCGAGGCGGCCGCCCAGGTCGTCGCCATCGCCCATGCGGTGCATGGCGCCATCGGCATGACCGAAGAACTCGACCTCCATCTTCTCTCCGAGAGGATCCGGCGTGGTCGGCTGCGCTACGGATCCGAGCGTCACTGGGCGGAGAGGCTGGGACAGGCCGTGCTCGCCTCGCAGGAGGCAACGCTGCTGGACTTCGTTCGGAACCGCGTCTTTTCTTGA
- a CDS encoding acyl-CoA dehydrogenase family protein has protein sequence MSSFAPLPYATIPAEDESLRAEVKAFLAEALAGMPAEKRARSWVGADPAFSRALAKRGWLGLSLPKRYGGAERGFFARFVIAEELLAAGAPVAAHWITDRQSGPLILRYGAEAQRQFYLPKICAGEIFFCIGMSEPNSGSDLASVRTRAERQPDGSFRLNGRKIWTSNAAVCDYMIALVRTSGVPEDRHKGLSQVIIPLKQEAITIRPIRDLAGDAHFAEVTFDDVILPADALIGEEGAGWEQVNAELAFERSGPERILSSMVLVDTWLAYLKSLPKLSTDDVILVGRLAAHLASLRALSLSVTASLAAGESPVVHAALLKDLGTTYEQMIPQAVAAAIAADPEGDPPGELMRTLAYTMGMSPSFSLRGGTREILRGMIARGIGLR, from the coding sequence ATGTCGAGCTTCGCGCCGCTGCCCTATGCGACCATCCCTGCCGAGGACGAGAGCCTGCGCGCGGAGGTCAAGGCCTTCCTCGCCGAGGCGCTCGCCGGCATGCCGGCGGAAAAACGCGCGCGCTCCTGGGTCGGCGCCGATCCCGCCTTCAGCCGGGCGTTGGCGAAGCGCGGCTGGCTCGGCCTCAGCCTGCCGAAGCGCTATGGCGGCGCGGAGCGTGGCTTCTTCGCGCGCTTCGTCATCGCCGAGGAGCTGCTCGCCGCCGGCGCGCCGGTGGCCGCCCACTGGATCACCGACCGCCAGTCCGGCCCTCTGATCCTGCGCTATGGCGCCGAGGCGCAGCGGCAGTTCTACCTGCCGAAGATCTGCGCCGGAGAGATCTTCTTCTGCATCGGCATGAGCGAGCCGAACTCGGGCTCCGACCTTGCCAGCGTCCGCACCCGCGCCGAGCGGCAGCCCGATGGCAGCTTCCGCCTCAATGGCCGGAAGATCTGGACCAGCAATGCCGCGGTCTGCGACTACATGATCGCGTTGGTGCGCACCTCCGGCGTGCCGGAAGACCGCCACAAGGGTCTCTCCCAGGTCATCATCCCGCTGAAGCAGGAGGCCATCACCATCCGGCCGATCCGCGATCTGGCAGGTGACGCGCATTTCGCCGAGGTGACCTTCGACGATGTGATCCTGCCGGCCGATGCGCTGATCGGCGAAGAGGGCGCCGGCTGGGAGCAGGTCAATGCCGAGCTCGCCTTCGAGCGCTCCGGCCCGGAGCGTATCCTCTCCTCCATGGTGCTGGTCGACACCTGGCTCGCCTACCTCAAGAGCCTGCCGAAGCTCTCCACCGACGACGTGATCCTGGTCGGGCGCCTTGCCGCCCATCTCGCCTCGCTGCGCGCCCTGTCGCTCAGCGTCACCGCGAGCCTTGCCGCCGGCGAGAGCCCGGTGGTGCATGCGGCTCTGTTGAAGGATCTCGGCACCACCTACGAGCAGATGATCCCGCAGGCGGTGGCTGCCGCCATCGCCGCCGATCCCGAGGGCGACCCGCCGGGCGAGCTGATGCGGACGCTGGCCTACACGATGGGCATGTCGCCCTCCTTCTCGCTGCGCGGCGGCACGCGCGAAATCCTCCGCGGCATGATCGCCCGCGGCATCGGCCTGCGCTGA
- a CDS encoding DUF2794 domain-containing protein, producing MSDVDTSYPGTVVPLNAGAAQPKVSFDRRELQQILQLYGRMVAAGEWRDYAMDFLKTKAVFAIFRRSSEMPLYRVEKMPDAKQGPYAVINTAGLVLKRGHDLKRVLAVLEKPLKVVQ from the coding sequence ATGTCCGATGTCGATACGAGTTACCCCGGCACCGTCGTTCCGCTGAACGCCGGTGCCGCGCAGCCCAAAGTGTCGTTCGATCGCCGCGAATTGCAGCAGATCCTCCAGCTCTATGGACGCATGGTCGCCGCGGGCGAATGGCGTGACTACGCCATGGATTTCCTCAAGACCAAGGCAGTCTTCGCCATATTCCGCCGGTCCTCGGAAATGCCGCTCTACCGCGTCGAGAAGATGCCGGATGCCAAGCAGGGGCCCTATGCCGTCATCAACACGGCCGGGCTGGTGCTCAAGCGCGGCCACGACCTCAAGCGCGTCCTCGCGGTGCTCGAGAAGCCGCTGAAAGTGGTCCAGTAG
- a CDS encoding ABC transporter ATP-binding protein/permease, translating into MTSSPPSPAEGLDRKVFRDFFGLASGWWTGATASRAWFLTAALALCLIVNVGINFAVNTWNRRFFDALENSDTATVWWAVVVFLWLVICAAAVGVGIVLSRETLQVRWREWLIGSLIDRWLSGQRYYRMGLARTEPANPEYRIADDTRLATEPIVDFAIGLTTSIVSALTFVGVLWVVGGSLTVPVGSGSIVIPGYMVLAAIFYGVVMSTLMLWVGHRLPGAVARRNEAEAKLRFELTRLRENAESVALIRGEADERRALGSTYADLVQRWLGVVRRHGHITWLTNGSGVFVPVLPLLLAAPKYLSGEFTLGQVTQLAGAFLQVQVAIAWLVDHFRAIAQCYASMQRVTELTNAIDDIDLDRTAGQSGGVVVEPAAGGAVVLAGLTISDRTGRVLIDRAEARIEPGEKVMVSGESGTGKSMLVRALAGLWPWGQGAIALPAGGQIAFVPERAYLPEGSLRGALLYPAQSLAVDDAVLREALVEAGLGYLGHRLDDVGRWDQTLSNGERQRLAIARLLVQRPDLVILDGATSALDEGGEARLMATLVGALAGSTLISVGLRPGLEALHDRKLVLSRADDGARLASVPLRPRVAQAAGA; encoded by the coding sequence TTGACCTCTTCTCCTCCCTCCCCAGCAGAAGGGCTCGACCGCAAGGTCTTCCGCGACTTCTTCGGCCTCGCATCCGGATGGTGGACCGGCGCCACTGCGAGCCGGGCGTGGTTCCTGACGGCAGCCCTCGCCCTCTGCCTCATCGTCAATGTCGGCATCAACTTCGCCGTCAACACCTGGAACCGCCGCTTCTTCGACGCGCTGGAGAATTCCGACACGGCGACCGTCTGGTGGGCCGTCGTGGTCTTCCTGTGGCTGGTCATCTGCGCCGCGGCGGTGGGCGTCGGCATCGTGCTGTCGCGCGAGACGCTGCAGGTGCGCTGGCGCGAATGGCTCATCGGCTCGCTGATCGACCGCTGGCTCTCCGGCCAGCGCTACTACCGCATGGGCCTTGCCCGCACCGAGCCGGCCAATCCGGAATATCGCATCGCCGACGACACGCGGCTCGCCACCGAGCCGATCGTCGACTTCGCCATCGGGCTCACCACCTCGATCGTCTCGGCGCTGACCTTCGTCGGCGTGCTCTGGGTGGTCGGCGGTTCGCTGACCGTCCCCGTCGGCTCGGGCAGCATCGTCATTCCCGGCTACATGGTGCTGGCGGCCATCTTCTATGGCGTCGTCATGTCGACGCTGATGCTGTGGGTCGGCCACCGGCTCCCCGGCGCCGTGGCCCGGCGCAACGAGGCCGAGGCCAAGCTGCGCTTCGAGCTGACGCGGCTGCGCGAGAATGCCGAGAGCGTGGCGCTCATCCGTGGCGAGGCCGACGAGCGGCGCGCGCTGGGATCGACCTATGCCGACCTCGTGCAGCGCTGGCTGGGTGTCGTGCGCCGCCATGGCCACATCACCTGGCTGACCAATGGCAGCGGCGTCTTCGTGCCGGTCCTGCCGCTGCTGCTGGCCGCGCCGAAATATCTCTCGGGCGAGTTCACCCTCGGCCAGGTGACGCAGCTCGCCGGCGCCTTCCTGCAGGTGCAGGTGGCCATCGCCTGGCTGGTCGACCATTTCCGCGCCATCGCCCAGTGCTACGCCTCGATGCAGCGCGTCACCGAACTCACCAATGCCATCGACGACATCGACCTCGACCGCACGGCGGGCCAGAGCGGCGGCGTGGTGGTCGAGCCCGCCGCTGGCGGCGCGGTGGTGCTGGCCGGCCTCACCATTTCGGACCGCACGGGCCGGGTTTTGATCGACCGCGCCGAGGCGCGGATCGAGCCGGGCGAGAAGGTCATGGTCTCCGGCGAGAGCGGCACCGGAAAATCCATGCTGGTCCGGGCGCTGGCCGGGCTCTGGCCCTGGGGCCAGGGCGCCATCGCCCTGCCGGCCGGCGGACAGATCGCCTTCGTGCCGGAACGCGCCTATCTGCCGGAGGGCAGCCTGCGCGGCGCGCTGCTCTATCCGGCGCAGAGCCTTGCCGTGGACGACGCCGTGCTGCGCGAGGCGCTGGTCGAGGCCGGGCTCGGCTATCTTGGCCACCGGCTCGACGATGTCGGCCGCTGGGACCAGACGCTCTCCAACGGCGAGCGCCAGCGCCTCGCCATCGCCCGCCTTCTCGTGCAGCGGCCGGACCTCGTCATCCTCGATGGCGCCACCAGCGCCCTCGACGAGGGCGGCGAGGCACGGCTGATGGCCACGCTCGTCGGCGCGCTCGCCGGCTCGACGCTGATCAGCGTCGGCCTGCGGCCGGGCCTCGAAGCCCTCCACGACCGCAAGCTCGTGCTCTCCCGCGCCGACGATGGCGCACGGCTCGCCTCCGTGCCGTTGCGGCCGCGGGTGGCGCAGGCGGCGGGCGCCTGA
- a CDS encoding AEC family transporter has product MIDLVLLVAPVFGLVALGYAAGLAGLIGERANEGLTSYLFVIGAPALMFKLLTAAVFPGVFPWGYWIAYYVGMAVVWALATLFAARLFRRSHGDAVIAGLSTGQANTVLIGIPIILKAYGEDAAFPIAMLLAVNLPITMSLATLMLEGTRAARGGALFAKLGRGLATHPLIIAMVAGVACQALGVKPAGVPATMLDMVAGTTIPLSLIALGLSLKTYGVRADVPVALMVCVLRLIVHPAIAFVVAHHVFGLPPAWTGTVVLFAAMPAGINAYLFAARYGQGVGIASTSVALSTLLSVFTSILWLRVLGIG; this is encoded by the coding sequence ATGATCGACCTCGTCCTCCTCGTCGCACCCGTCTTCGGCCTCGTCGCGCTCGGCTATGCGGCGGGGCTCGCGGGCCTCATCGGCGAGCGGGCCAACGAGGGCCTGACCTCCTATCTCTTCGTCATCGGCGCACCCGCCCTGATGTTCAAGCTGCTCACCGCCGCGGTCTTTCCCGGCGTGTTCCCCTGGGGCTACTGGATCGCCTACTACGTCGGGATGGCGGTGGTCTGGGCGCTCGCCACCCTCTTCGCGGCGCGGCTCTTCCGGCGCAGCCATGGCGATGCCGTCATTGCCGGGCTATCGACCGGCCAGGCCAACACGGTCCTCATCGGCATCCCGATCATCCTCAAGGCCTATGGCGAGGACGCCGCCTTCCCCATCGCCATGCTGCTGGCGGTGAACCTGCCCATCACCATGAGCCTCGCCACGCTGATGTTGGAGGGCACGCGCGCGGCCCGCGGCGGGGCGCTGTTCGCCAAGCTCGGCCGCGGCCTGGCGACCCACCCGCTCATCATCGCCATGGTGGCCGGCGTCGCCTGCCAGGCCCTCGGTGTGAAGCCGGCCGGGGTGCCGGCGACGATGCTCGACATGGTGGCGGGCACGACCATCCCGCTGTCGCTGATCGCCCTCGGTCTGTCGCTCAAGACCTATGGGGTACGCGCCGACGTGCCCGTGGCGCTGATGGTCTGCGTGCTGAGGCTGATCGTCCACCCCGCCATTGCCTTCGTGGTGGCCCATCACGTCTTCGGCCTGCCGCCGGCCTGGACCGGAACGGTGGTGCTCTTCGCGGCCATGCCGGCGGGCATCAACGCCTATCTCTTCGCTGCCCGCTACGGCCAGGGCGTCGGCATCGCCTCGACCTCCGTCGCGCTGTCCACGCTGCTCTCGGTTTTCACCTCGATCCTGTGGCTGCGGGTGCTCGGCATCGGCTGA
- a CDS encoding response regulator, with protein MPVMSASPRAKSPAARPSLSVLIADDHAYSREVVSRIAAALGHKVTTVEGGHAALEAVAATEFDVAIIDRRMPDMDGAAVAIAMKAHPRHPRLVALSGDDPGDMLPGLFDVVLQKPVEAAVLAKAIAG; from the coding sequence ATGCCCGTCATGTCCGCCAGTCCCCGTGCCAAGAGCCCCGCGGCCCGGCCGTCGCTCAGCGTTCTGATCGCCGACGACCATGCCTATTCCCGCGAGGTGGTGAGCCGCATCGCCGCCGCCCTCGGGCACAAGGTGACGACGGTCGAGGGCGGCCATGCCGCGCTCGAGGCGGTTGCTGCGACCGAGTTCGATGTCGCCATCATCGACCGCCGGATGCCCGACATGGATGGGGCGGCGGTCGCCATCGCCATGAAGGCCCATCCGCGCCATCCGCGCCTCGTCGCCCTGTCCGGCGACGATCCCGGCGACATGCTGCCCGGCCTCTTCGACGTCGTGCTGCAGAAGCCCGTCGAGGCCGCGGTCCTCGCCAAGGCCATTGCCGGCTGA
- a CDS encoding glutamine amidotransferase: MSVRALLRPDATISGPATPFVRRRQARPARPKDILIVLHQEHSTPGRVGRLLQERGFRLDVRRPRFGDPLPVDTAPYAGAVIFGGPMSANDPDDFVKAETDWIGLALKDELPFLGICLGAQMLARHLGAKVGFHPEGHVEVGYYPLYPSETACRELPWPDHVYQWHREGFEVPSGAELLATGDTFANQAIRVGRCAYGIQFHPEVTHWMMNRWTTRAHERMASPNARPRQDHFDGRYLYDPGVRLWLDAFLDHWTALKVA, encoded by the coding sequence ATGTCCGTCCGTGCCCTGTTGCGACCCGACGCGACGATCTCCGGACCGGCCACGCCCTTCGTCCGGCGCCGGCAAGCGCGCCCCGCGCGTCCGAAGGACATTCTCATCGTCCTCCACCAGGAGCATTCGACGCCCGGCCGCGTCGGCCGCCTGCTGCAGGAGCGCGGCTTCCGCCTCGACGTGCGCCGTCCCCGCTTCGGCGATCCGCTTCCCGTCGACACCGCCCCCTATGCCGGCGCGGTGATCTTCGGCGGGCCGATGAGCGCCAACGACCCCGACGATTTCGTTAAGGCCGAGACCGACTGGATCGGCCTGGCGTTGAAGGACGAGCTCCCCTTCCTCGGCATCTGCCTCGGCGCGCAGATGCTGGCGCGCCACCTCGGCGCCAAGGTCGGCTTCCATCCCGAGGGCCATGTCGAGGTCGGCTATTATCCGCTCTATCCGAGCGAGACTGCCTGCAGGGAACTGCCCTGGCCGGACCACGTCTACCAGTGGCACCGGGAGGGCTTCGAGGTGCCGTCGGGGGCCGAACTGCTCGCCACGGGCGACACCTTCGCCAACCAGGCGATCCGCGTCGGCCGCTGTGCCTACGGCATCCAGTTCCACCCCGAGGTGACGCACTGGATGATGAACCGCTGGACGACGCGGGCGCATGAACGCATGGCCTCGCCCAATGCGCGGCCGCGGCAGGACCATTTCGACGGGCGCTACCTCTACGACCCCGGCGTTCGTCTCTGGCTTGACGCCTTCCTTGACCACTGGACGGCCCTGAAGGTCGCCTGA